A window of Clostridium sp. 'White wine YQ' contains these coding sequences:
- a CDS encoding permease yields the protein MSSLFLYSAAIILFLLSYRKDKAKTKKALLNGWKSLENMLPQFLGIIIIVGLTLAILKPETISSILGSNSGVLGVFLAAILGSIAMMPTFVAFSTGNMLLNNGAGIAQVAALISTLTLIGIITIPLEAKYIGKRGTFYRNFIAFIFSIIVAFFVEKVVPII from the coding sequence ATGAGCAGTCTTTTTCTTTATTCAGCTGCTATTATACTTTTCTTATTGTCTTATAGAAAAGATAAGGCAAAAACTAAAAAAGCACTATTAAATGGGTGGAAATCCCTAGAGAATATGTTACCACAGTTTTTAGGAATAATTATCATTGTTGGGTTAACACTTGCAATACTTAAACCTGAAACAATATCAAGTATATTAGGAAGTAACTCTGGCGTTTTGGGAGTGTTTTTAGCAGCTATATTAGGAAGTATAGCTATGATGCCTACCTTTGTAGCTTTTTCTACAGGAAATATGCTTCTTAATAATGGGGCAGGAATAGCTCAAGTAGCAGCACTTATATCAACACTAACTCTTATAGGAATAATCACTATTCCTTTGGAAGCTAAATATATAGGAAAAAGAGGCACCTTTTATAGAAACTTTATAGCATTTATCTTTTCAATTATAGTAGCATTTTTTGTTGAAAAGGTGGTGCCAATAATATGA
- a CDS encoding DUF1697 domain-containing protein gives MTTFIALLRGINVGGKNIIKMAELKKALESIGLLEVKTYIQSGNVLFKSSEDKKIIKEKIEREIEKTFKISLTVVLRTSTELEDIINNCPFSDEQIKDAESHSDSECLYVALLTDSPLQENVEKLKSYKSENDEYSIIGRDVYLLFKNSIRNSKLANNLHKLDVPATVRNWKTISKLVALSKEMNT, from the coding sequence ATGACTACATTTATTGCGCTGCTGCGTGGCATTAACGTAGGTGGCAAAAATATTATTAAGATGGCTGAGCTAAAAAAAGCACTTGAATCCATTGGACTTCTTGAGGTAAAAACATATATTCAAAGTGGAAATGTTCTTTTTAAATCAAGTGAAGATAAAAAAATTATAAAAGAGAAAATAGAACGTGAGATTGAAAAAACCTTTAAAATTTCCTTAACAGTTGTTTTAAGAACCTCTACAGAGCTTGAAGACATAATTAATAATTGTCCTTTTTCTGATGAACAAATAAAAGATGCTGAATCTCACTCAGACTCAGAATGTCTTTATGTAGCACTCTTAACTGATTCACCATTACAAGAAAACGTTGAAAAATTAAAATCTTATAAAAGTGAAAATGATGAATATAGCATTATAGGAAGAGATGTATATCTATTATTTAAAAACAGTATTAGAAATTCAAAGCTTGCTAATAATCTACATAAACTAGATGTACCTGCAACTGTTCGTAACTGGAAAACCATAAGCAAATTGGTTGCTTTATCAAAAGAAATGAATACATAA
- a CDS encoding serine hydrolase domain-containing protein, which produces MKRKISIISTLLITFTLLLTGCSNNKADTIETVNKDKDKDETYLKLENYMKKYSNFNGTVLVAKNEKILFENGYGMANAENKIQNTPKTVFRIASITKQFTATAILMLQEKGLLNVQDTIDKYIENYPNGNKIKIYNLLNHTSGIPEYIKFISSDSYTPEKLVELFKDKKLNFTPGTKYEYSNSNYVLLGYIIEKVSGMSYENYMEENIFKPLKLESTGTLNNMDRATEKAEGYAYINHKSNQYQKDINMDPSLAYAAGNLYSNAEDLLVWNNNLCSGKLINDNSLKEMLTPYQNGYGFGWFIINKDNQKLIEHEGDILGFTSLIRRDMNTGYVVILLSNKRGEGTNLKEMCDGLFATVSNK; this is translated from the coding sequence ATGAAAAGAAAAATCTCGATTATAAGTACTTTATTAATTACTTTTACACTATTATTAACTGGTTGTTCAAATAATAAAGCAGACACAATAGAAACAGTTAATAAAGATAAAGATAAGGATGAAACATATTTAAAATTAGAAAATTACATGAAGAAGTATAGTAATTTTAATGGTACAGTTCTTGTGGCTAAAAATGAAAAGATTTTATTTGAAAATGGATATGGTATGGCAAATGCTGAAAATAAGATACAAAACACTCCCAAAACTGTTTTTAGAATAGCTTCAATAACAAAACAATTTACTGCAACAGCAATATTAATGCTTCAGGAAAAAGGTCTCTTAAATGTCCAAGATACAATTGATAAATATATTGAAAATTATCCTAATGGGAATAAGATAAAAATTTATAATCTTCTAAATCATACTTCAGGTATCCCTGAGTACATCAAGTTCATTAGTTCAGATAGCTATACCCCTGAGAAGCTCGTTGAACTTTTTAAGGATAAGAAACTAAATTTTACACCTGGAACTAAGTATGAATATAGCAATTCTAACTATGTATTACTTGGATATATAATTGAGAAAGTATCAGGTATGAGTTATGAAAATTATATGGAAGAGAATATATTTAAACCTTTAAAACTTGAGTCTACTGGAACTTTAAATAATATGGATAGAGCAACTGAAAAGGCAGAAGGGTACGCATATATAAATCATAAATCTAATCAATATCAAAAAGACATAAATATGGATCCATCATTAGCTTATGCTGCTGGAAACTTATATTCAAATGCAGAAGATTTACTTGTATGGAATAATAACTTATGCTCAGGTAAGCTTATAAATGATAATTCTTTAAAGGAAATGTTAACTCCATATCAAAATGGTTATGGCTTTGGCTGGTTTATAATTAATAAAGATAATCAAAAACTTATTGAACATGAAGGGGATATACTTGGATTTACATCACTAATAAGAAGAGATATGAATACAGGATATGTAGTTATTCTTTTAAGTAATAAACGTGGTGAGGGTACAAATTTAAAGGAGATGTGTGACGGATTATTTGCAACAGTAAGCAATAAGTAA
- a CDS encoding VOC family protein gives MINKIGKITLYVNNQEEAKKFWTEKMNFVVKFEQAMGPNMKWIEVGPSADEFTTFVLYDKNAMKAQNPSTNVEHPSILLSTTDIEATYSDMKENGVEVAELMNMPYGKMFSFKDQDGNQFIVREDK, from the coding sequence ATGATCAACAAAATAGGAAAGATAACATTATACGTTAATAACCAAGAAGAGGCTAAAAAATTCTGGACAGAAAAAATGAACTTCGTTGTTAAATTTGAGCAAGCTATGGGACCAAATATGAAATGGATAGAGGTTGGACCAAGTGCAGATGAGTTTACAACTTTCGTTTTATATGATAAGAACGCAATGAAGGCTCAAAATCCATCAACTAATGTTGAACATCCTTCAATATTATTAAGTACAACAGATATAGAAGCTACATATAGCGACATGAAAGAAAATGGAGTTGAAGTAGCAGAATTGATGAATATGCCATATGGAAAGATGTTTTCATTTAAGGATCAAGACGGAAATCAATTTATAGTTAGAGAAGATAAATAA
- a CDS encoding GNAT family N-acetyltransferase yields the protein MIINKKQIEGKRLTWILRCPTKGDSEELSALRIKIDGETENLDREAGEGLLSSEDFEKLIYEDSISEKNLFLVAEVGEKLVGFARLQGNELSRYRHKAEFGICILKEYWGYGIGHVLIDNILGQADKVGIKKVCLYVVETNTKAIDLYKSFGFVQEGLLINDRIHKDGNYYNTVVMGRIIN from the coding sequence ATGATTATAAATAAGAAGCAGATAGAAGGTAAAAGACTCACATGGATTCTTAGATGTCCAACAAAAGGGGATTCAGAAGAACTTTCAGCACTCAGAATTAAGATTGATGGAGAAACAGAAAATCTTGATAGAGAAGCCGGTGAAGGATTATTATCATCAGAGGATTTTGAGAAGCTAATTTATGAAGATTCAATATCAGAAAAAAACTTATTTTTAGTAGCAGAAGTAGGAGAAAAGCTAGTTGGTTTTGCACGATTACAAGGAAATGAGCTAAGTAGATATAGACATAAGGCTGAGTTTGGAATTTGCATTTTAAAAGAATATTGGGGTTATGGCATTGGGCACGTGCTTATTGATAATATTTTGGGACAAGCTGATAAAGTGGGAATAAAAAAAGTATGCTTATATGTAGTTGAAACCAACACAAAAGCTATTGACCTTTATAAAAGCTTTGGATTTGTCCAAGAAGGATTATTAATAAATGATAGAATTCATAAGGATGGAAATTATTATAATACTGTTGTTATGGGGAGAATTATAAATTAA
- a CDS encoding permease translates to MIKTLAKRYSFFIVALLITIVITIINKDLGLKSFGIAFSSFEQMILVVPPIMLLLGLMDVWIPRETMMKYMGDNSGITGIFLAILIGSLAAGPMYAAFPFTIVLLKKGVKFSNIIIFMNAWCVTKVSTLMFEFAALGYKFTIARLLIDLPGVILMGYLVQALMPKDELKRLYKGSS, encoded by the coding sequence ATGATAAAAACTCTAGCAAAGAGGTATTCTTTTTTTATTGTAGCTCTTTTGATAACAATAGTAATCACAATTATCAATAAGGATTTGGGGTTGAAATCCTTTGGTATAGCTTTTTCAAGTTTTGAACAGATGATTTTAGTAGTACCTCCAATTATGTTACTTTTAGGATTAATGGATGTTTGGATTCCAAGAGAAACCATGATGAAGTACATGGGGGATAATTCAGGAATAACAGGAATATTTCTTGCTATACTTATAGGTTCATTAGCAGCAGGTCCGATGTATGCAGCATTTCCTTTTACAATAGTATTACTTAAAAAGGGTGTTAAATTTAGCAATATAATAATTTTTATGAATGCTTGGTGTGTAACCAAAGTATCTACCCTTATGTTTGAATTTGCTGCACTTGGCTATAAATTTACAATAGCAAGACTATTAATTGATCTGCCTGGGGTAATATTAATGGGGTATTTAGTTCAGGCGTTAATGCCAAAGGATGAACTAAAGAGGTTATATAAAGGTAGTTCTTAA
- a CDS encoding DUF3139 domain-containing protein — protein sequence MKRIITIIAIIIVLIGGTIFYFQKSYQNQKVQKITEGKVAMVKFLSEKNVNEEGYDLFVDYRLDSKLLGYGGYVIKVVYKDEPNVTYVYDYDVNGKIEVKSSVDTINSDNKNFRHLN from the coding sequence ATGAAGAGAATTATTACAATTATAGCTATTATTATAGTTTTAATTGGAGGTACTATTTTCTATTTTCAGAAAAGTTATCAAAATCAGAAGGTACAAAAGATTACTGAAGGTAAAGTTGCTATGGTAAAGTTTTTATCAGAAAAGAATGTTAATGAAGAAGGCTATGATTTATTTGTTGATTATCGACTAGATAGTAAACTGCTTGGATATGGAGGATATGTAATTAAGGTTGTTTATAAAGATGAGCCTAATGTAACCTATGTTTACGATTATGATGTTAACGGTAAGATTGAAGTAAAATCATCAGTTGATACTATTAATTCAGATAATAAAAATTTTAGGCATTTAAACTAA